One Candidatus Nitronauta litoralis genomic window, TGAAGTTTCTTCCAGTTCCTGGACCAGACTACGATCACGGATGTGCAGGACTGCCCACTGAATGCCCTGTTCTCCAGGAAGGTACGGTGCGATGGTCAGGCTTGCGGGAAAGGGGACGTGCTCGTTTTTTCTGCGACCAAAACATTCGATATCGCGGAAGGAGGTTCCATCCTGGCAGGTCTCCTTAATCTTCATTTCTATTTCGGGATGATTGGGGAAAAATTCGGTGATCGATTTACCACAAAAGGCATCCTGAGACTGGCGAAACATTTCCTCGGTGGCAAAATTTCCCTGCTTGATTATGCCTTCAGGAGAAACCAGCAGAATAGAATCTATCAGAGAAGCCAGAATGTTCGGGGCAAACGTGGAGTTCCCTGTCATGACAGTCTGGCTTGAAGGGTCAAGCTTTGGTCGCTTTCTTTTTCTTTTTGCTCCGGGTGGAGTACGGATTTTTTTCTTTAGGCTTCTTAATCGGTTCGGTCAACGCTTTGGGCGGGGGAGCCGATTCATCCGTTGGTCCTCCATCGCCTTTTACACCATGGCTGCAAGTGGAGCCACAGGTGTGGCCTGCACCCGGGTTGGCGTCTTTGGCTTCATTGTCTATTCCCTGTCTGCGGGATTCCGATGGGTAATCAGTCGCATACCAGCCGCTGCCTTTCAGAATAAAGCCAGCTGCGGATACCATGCGCTTGGGCTTGCTGCGGCATCCGTCTATAATGCAGGTCTTGGGGTCGGGACCACTGATCGAGACCATTAACTCGAACTGGTGCCCCTTTCCACATTCGTATTCATAAATCGGCATTGAAACTTTCCTCCATATTTTTTAGAACCCCGGGGGGTGGCTGACGTCAGATTTTTCCAATGGGACAGGGTAAATTTGGATTTGCCCTGTCTCTCAATAATACCTAAAAACTGACGTGGCAAGGCCTTGAATCATTTTTTGCCATGGCCACTTGCCCGATCAGGATCATTCAAGATTATATCCTAAAAACCCAATGTCTGCTGAAAAATTAGGCAGAAATGGAGATGGCGGACTTATAAAGGGGTCAGCCAATCCGGATAGAGATCAATTTTCCCGCGCAGGATATCGAAAAAGGTCTTCTGGATACGGTCAGTGATCTCCCCTTTGTGACCCGACCCGATTACTCGTGAGTCGACCTCGCGAACGGGGGTGATTTCCGCAGCGGTACCGGTCAGAAAAATTTCCTCTGCTGTGTATAACTCATCCCGTGTCATTTGGCGCTCGACTAACGGGATATCGAGGTGTCCACAGATTTTGATGACGGCATCGCGCGTGATGCCATCCAGACAACCGCTGGCCAGCGGTGGTGTCTGTAGTGTTCCATTTTTCCACAGGAATAAGTTTTCGCCGGAACCTTCTGAGACAAAACCGTTGGGATCGAGCAGGATCGCTTCGTCATAACCATCGCGGACCGCTTCCATTTTGGCCAGGATGGAATTGATATAGTAACCGCAGGCCTTCGCTTTCGTCATGGTGGCGTTGATGTGATGCCGGGTGTATGAAGACAGGCGGACGTTGATGCCCTTGTTGAGCGCTTCGTCGCCAAGATAGGTGCCCCAGGGCCATGCGGCGATGGCAACGCGCACGTCGACCCCGGCAGGATTCAACCCCATCTTGTTATCGCCCAGGAAAATGATCGGGCGGATGTAGCATTCTTCCAGTTTGTTGACTTTTACCGTTTCAACGATGGCGTTGAAAATTGTTTCATTGCTGAAAGGAACGTCCATACCCAGGATGCGGGCCGAGCCGAACAGACGGTCGACGTGTTCCTGGAGACGGAAGATAGCAGAGGTTTTATCGCTTTTCTGGTAACAGCGGATGCCTTCGAAGACTCCGTAACCATAATGCAATGTGTGGGTGAGGACATGGACATTGGCCTCGTGCCATGGGACGAGCTTGCCGTCCATCCAGATTTGTTCAGATTTTTCCATACCGCTTGGCATCCTGCTTGAAGTTAATTTTGGGTGTTTGGGGTCCGCATGTGCTTTGATTTTCTACCAACGCCAAAGGGAAATACCCGGTGTTTAGTAGATCCTCCTCGATCACTCTTTAGCCTGTAAAGAGGAAGCGTCAGGATATCATAAACGTTGGGGCTCCAAATACCGGGGGGCGTTCTGTTACCGTTTGCCACTATTCGGGTTGCGCCGGATTTTGATCATTGTAGAGAGGGCATCGGGGGAAAATCAAGTTAAATGAGTAGATTTTCGAAAAAGTGGGGGAAGGGGGCGGAAGGGCAAGCAGTGCGGGTGGATTCGGGTGGAGAGCATCGCAAAACCCTGTAAATCAGGAAGGGGTTTCTTCCAGGTGATTTCCAGGCAGAAAACAGATTCCTCCCCCTTCACCGATGAAACCTTTGCATAACTCCAAGATCAAAAACAAAGGCGAGATTCTTCGTCACCCTTCGGGTTCCTCAAAATGACATTCCCTTGATTTTATTTGTCACACTGCGCCTGGAGCTTGTCCTGGGCTGGTCGAAGGGAGGTGGGGCTTCCTTGCTTGCCCCCTAAAAAATACAGTTACGCAAAACTCTCATCACCTGTTGTTTTATCAATAAGTAATCAGAATCAGTTGTAAATTTCCCTCCCCTTGCGAGGGAAGGATGCGGGAGGGGTCATGGAATCAACCTTCCCCATACCCCCTCCTTTTTAATTCAAAATCGCGAATAGCGCTTCTTGAACAAGGGAATCTGGAATTTTGTTTTAGTTTCGCAAATCTATCATTACCGGAGGGGGGGAAGGCGAAGCCATGGGGTTTTGGGGCAGGGTCGGGACCCCTATATATGGCTGATTTGGTGGGGACCCCCATAAAATAAATTGACATGCTACAATGGGTTTGATATTCAGTACGTTCGGTATTTGCGGGCCGCTAGCTCAGTTGGTAGAGCAACGCCCTTTTAAGGCGTGGGTCGAAGGTTCGAGCCCTTCGCGGCTCACTACTCGCAAGAGAGTTACGGGTCAAGCCGGAACGAGGCTTGTCCCGTTTTTTCCGGTTTTAATCGCAGAGGAAATGGAGTACCGTTTTCTTCTGTGAGCAGAAAAGGTGACCAGCAAGAGAGTCCGGCTCCCCGCCGGATTTTTCATGCGAGTTTTGTCATCAAAAAGTTACAGGGCGTCCCCATCGTCTAGCCAGGCCCAGGACACCGGCCTTTCACGCCGGCGACGCGGGTTCGAATCCCGCTGGGGACGCCAGTTTATTCTCTCTTTTTGGGGAGAAAAGGTATGAAGAAAGACCACAGGCTGTTTTCAAAAAATATTTCCCCTGAAGAATTAAATGTGATTGTTGAGATTGATGACGAAGGATTTTATGTCGCTTCGGTAGTAGAACTTCCAGGGTGCCATACTCTAGCCAAGTCTTTCGAAGGATTGATGAACAGGCTAAAAGAAGCTGTAAGTCTTTATATAGATGTTGAAGGCCCTCCAGAGATGCCATCCCGTTTTGTTGGGGCATTTCGAATTCCAATTTAGTAATAAAACATGCCTCCCCTTCCCAGGATAACGGGCAGGAAACTGCTCAATTGTCTACAGAAATTTGGCTTCAAAATTATTCGTAGTAAGGGGAGTCATTTTTTTATGAAATATGATGATGGGCGAAGAAGACGGAAAAAAATAGACGTTACCGTGACGAGGGATGCCGCTTCAGGTAATTAACCGAAAACCATAAAGGGAAAGAGGCAAGTCTTTTCCTGACTACAACTGGAAGGCTTGAAAATTTTCCCTTCCTTTACCTCACTGAGGCCGGGCAGGTGTCGGGTGGGTTAGTAGAAAAAATATCAAGGTGAAATAAAAAGCTGTAGTTCGAATACTGGTGTTACCTGAACTGGCGGGTCAGGATGTCCACAGCTCAATTTGACGCCAGGGTTCTGGTACCAACAATTTTCCTTCATAATTTGGTTCTGAATTGCACAGGCGGATGGACTGCCAGGCGCCATGCCAATCAGTTGGTAATGGATAAGGTGTTTTGACTTTGTCCTCTGCTTTAAATCCAAAGTGACAATAATAAGCCGGGTCACCAAGAACAAATACAGAACCGGTTTTACAATTTTCCAGATGTTTTAAACCCCTGTGAACCAGCGCACTTCCAACTCCCTGCCTATGCAAAGCAGGTGTTACTGCAAGCGGACCTAATAGCGCCACCTTATTTTTGCTTCCTTCAATGTGGCAAAAAGTAAAACAAATATGTCCTGCGATTTCCTTTTCATTTTTTCCAACGAGTGATTTCACTCCTGGCCCAAAACCCTGGAGTGTTCTCACAAGCGGTAATAAGTCCTCGTCAGGGAAGGCGTCTTTATATAGTTGTTCAATCCCGGAAAGGTCACTGGGGCGGCTTTGGCGAATTTCCAGTTTGCTTGTCATTTTATTATTATAGTCATGATTTATGTTTATGGATGATACAAGTCTGCACTCTAAGCCTCTCTTTTGATAATTTTCATTTACTTATTGTAAATCGCTCAACGCTTGATTAAGAGCAGGGTTCCAGAGATTCGAAAATATCATTATTAGTTGATCCCATCGGTATTTGGTCATACCCTTATGAGCTTATAAATTATTCATTAAATTAGCTCGTTATCAAGTGCAGGTAAGTGAAACATGACGACTTTGGTTGTAGGAGCCAGCGGGGCAACTGGACGTTTGCTCCTGAATCATTTATTGGACCGTGGGCAACAGGTGCGAATCATTGTCCGATCCACTGATAGCCTGTCCGATGTAGTCGCCAACCACAATAATTTAACTGTCATCCAGGCAAATGTCGTGGACCTGAGTGATGCGGAGCTTGCCCAACATGTTAGGGGATGTAACGCATTGGCATCTTGTCTTGGGCATAATCTGAGTTTTAAGGGGATTTTCGGTCCGCCGCGCAGGCTTGTATCGGATGCTACTCGGCGACTCTGCAATGCCTTAAAGGCAAACAATCCAGAAAGACCCGTCAAGTTTGTGCTCATGAACACGGCTGGAAATAGTAACCGGGACCTTAAGGAAAAGGTTTCTTTCAGGAATAAATGTGTCGTTGGTCTCCTTCGCCTCATGTTGCCACCTCACGTGGATAACGAAAAAGCTGCAGATTACCTGCGCACCCAGATCGGCCAGAATGATGGACTCATTGAATGGGTGGTGGTGCGTCCTGACAGTTTGCTCGATGAAGATGAAGTAAGTGAATTTACAGTCCATCCCTCGCCGACTCGATGTGCAATTTTCAATGCTGGAACAACCAGCCGAATAAATGTGAGTTACTTCATGGCGGATTTGATTTGCAACGAGGACACGTGGCACAAGTGGAAAGGCAGAATGCCAGTGGTCTACAATAAGGAAGAGGGGTAGCGATCTGGGAAAACAGGTTCGAACCTGGTGCCATTGCGTGAAGTCAAATAAACGCGGATTCAAATAATAAGTCCAATTCCACTCATAAAAGAGGCACGAATCGATTGTTAAACATTTGGTTGGGTGTCAGATACTGACAGGTTTTCCTGGGGCGATTATTCAGGTTGTCGACAAACTTTTTTAAAGCCAGCTATTTCGAGAACGCCATAAAAACCTAAACCTTTAATAATCGGCTTAAAGTTTGATGGACTGTGGGGTTCCAGAGGTTCGAAAAATTTCGTTTCGAATGCCAAGGTAGAAGCATTGCTCGGATTAATTTATCGGCTAGCTATGGACATATGATAAAGCTTATAGTTTAAAAGCAGATGTTCAAATCTATGGGAAGATCATCTAAACCCAACCCAAAGCGGACATTCATCTAATGAGCATGTTTAGGTTAAGGTGAAAGTAGTCAACTTTAGAAATCTTAAAAGAGAAAAACCTGACCCCGAAGGACCAGGCTTTCTTCCAAATTTTTCCTAAATTAGGTTCCTTGGTG contains:
- a CDS encoding zinc ribbon domain-containing protein, with translation MPIYEYECGKGHQFELMVSISGPDPKTCIIDGCRSKPKRMVSAAGFILKGSGWYATDYPSESRRQGIDNEAKDANPGAGHTCGSTCSHGVKGDGGPTDESAPPPKALTEPIKKPKEKNPYSTRSKKKKKATKA
- a CDS encoding branched-chain amino acid transaminase; its protein translation is MEKSEQIWMDGKLVPWHEANVHVLTHTLHYGYGVFEGIRCYQKSDKTSAIFRLQEHVDRLFGSARILGMDVPFSNETIFNAIVETVKVNKLEECYIRPIIFLGDNKMGLNPAGVDVRVAIAAWPWGTYLGDEALNKGINVRLSSYTRHHINATMTKAKACGYYINSILAKMEAVRDGYDEAILLDPNGFVSEGSGENLFLWKNGTLQTPPLASGCLDGITRDAVIKICGHLDIPLVERQMTRDELYTAEEIFLTGTAAEITPVREVDSRVIGSGHKGEITDRIQKTFFDILRGKIDLYPDWLTPL
- a CDS encoding type II toxin-antitoxin system HicB family antitoxin, encoding MKKDHRLFSKNISPEELNVIVEIDDEGFYVASVVELPGCHTLAKSFEGLMNRLKEAVSLYIDVEGPPEMPSRFVGAFRIPI
- a CDS encoding addiction module toxin, HicA family, which encodes MPPLPRITGRKLLNCLQKFGFKIIRSKGSHFFMKYDDGRRRRKKIDVTVTRDAASGN
- a CDS encoding N-acetyltransferase, whose product is MTSKLEIRQSRPSDLSGIEQLYKDAFPDEDLLPLVRTLQGFGPGVKSLVGKNEKEIAGHICFTFCHIEGSKNKVALLGPLAVTPALHRQGVGSALVHRGLKHLENCKTGSVFVLGDPAYYCHFGFKAEDKVKTPYPLPTDWHGAWQSIRLCNSEPNYEGKLLVPEPWRQIELWTS
- a CDS encoding SDR family oxidoreductase, with the protein product MTTLVVGASGATGRLLLNHLLDRGQQVRIIVRSTDSLSDVVANHNNLTVIQANVVDLSDAELAQHVRGCNALASCLGHNLSFKGIFGPPRRLVSDATRRLCNALKANNPERPVKFVLMNTAGNSNRDLKEKVSFRNKCVVGLLRLMLPPHVDNEKAADYLRTQIGQNDGLIEWVVVRPDSLLDEDEVSEFTVHPSPTRCAIFNAGTTSRINVSYFMADLICNEDTWHKWKGRMPVVYNKEEG